AATTAATTATTCGTGCTGTAGCTTCTTTAAGTAAAACTATCTCGTTAAGAGCTATTGATTCAGCTTGTCCGCTAACGACATTTAACATCGAACGGTTTTCTATCGTAAACTCATTGTTTTTCAAAGCCTTGGCAGTATAGTCCAACTCATTAATTTCTGTTTCAGTCAAAAAACCGATTTTTCCAATATTAATTCCTAAAACCGGCTTGTTTTTAATAGCACATGACTTTACAGCACGCAAAATAGTACCGTCTCCGCCTGCAACAGCTATTATATCGTTTTTATCTATCAGCTCATCAAATTCAAATCTTTCAATGTCTTCAAATCCATAATTATCAGCATCATAAAGAGACTTTTCAATACTGACAGTAATGCCTTGATTGATTAAACTCTTTATTGCAAGTTTAGAGACATTAAGCGCATTTTCTTTTTTTAAATTAGCTGTAAGTCCGATCCTCATATTATAATTATACATTAAATTAAATATAATTTCAATGCTAGAATTTAAAATAAAAAGGAGCCTGATCAATTATTTAGCTCCTTGTTTTATAAATAAAGGCATTACGATGTATAAGATTTCTTTTTGTAAAAAGAGCGGTTTTATATAGCCGCTCTTTAAAATATACTTCTGATTTTATTATGAGATTATATAGACTGTGAAGATTGAATTCTTAAAACA
This DNA window, taken from Clostridia bacterium, encodes the following:
- a CDS encoding NAD(+)/NADH kinase, which encodes MRIGLTANLKKENALNVSKLAIKSLINQGITVSIEKSLYDADNYGFEDIERFEFDELIDKNDIIAVAGGDGTILRAVKSCAIKNKPVLGINIGKIGFLTETEINELDYTAKALKNNEFTIENRSMLNVVSGQAESIALNEIVLLKEATARIINFDVYSNGSLVDKYNADGFIVSTPTGSTAYSLSAGGPILSPAIKGLVLTPVCSHSLRNRSIVIGEDEVIEIKVNTLSPKAVIIADGIPVSNFDLKKIIISKHKIMAGFIKVKPSDFYKKLLTKLNNWSTNKE